AATGGTGTACCCCTTCGAGAGGATGCGGAAGAGGATGTTAATCACCGTAATCGTTCGGAATTGGCGGATATCCGAGGCCCCACTCACTTTGGGGATGAGGGTGATTACGCCAAAGTTGAGCCGGGCGAGGTCGATGGACCCGACCAAGAACTCGTCAAATAGGGCCACCACCTCTGGTTTGATCACCTCCTGGAAAGTCTGGAAGAACTTCACTGGGAGCCCATCTAGGCCGGGAGCCGAGGATGGGTTCATGCCCTTAATTGCCGCCCAAACTTCAGCCTCAGAGAACGGGGCCATGAGGGCCGAGTTGTTCGCTGGCAATACGCAACCGTGGGTAGGACAAATGTCTTGCACAAGGGCAAGACCTCCCTGAAGGGAGGCACATAATAGGTCTATGTAGAAGCCGTCGACATGAGCCCGGATGTCCTCGGGCCGTTACAGGAGGGACGCTCCGTCCCAAAGGAGAGGGATGGAGTTCCGGCGTCTGCGGCCGTTAGCTATGGCCTGAAAGTAGGCGGTATTGGCATCCCCTTTGAGGACGCAATTCTAAGTACCCCGCAAACGCCAGTATGCCTTCTCGTTGGTGTAGATGACTGTGATCTAGTCTTCCAAGTCGTATCTAAGCATCCATTCGTCGGCAGAGAGGCCAGTGGCGTCAGCCCGCAGGTCGAGGGCCTGGATGTCTTCAAGGAGGACATTTTTCCGCTACCGGATGTCACGGCCAACATTTGCACCCCAACCCTTCATGAATTGCCTTGACCGCTTGGCGCAAAAGTGCCAGTTGTCAACGGCCAAGAGGGATCGATGGGGGGCCTCATGAGCCTCACGCCACCGTGCGCCCACCGCAGCAGAAAACCCAGGCTGGCGCAACTAAAAGGTTTCGAAGCGGAATCGGGGCGGTAGGGGAGGACGCTCGTTCTCCGAAGAGAGTAGTAGGGGGACGTGATCTGAGTCGATCCGCGTAATTGCCCGGAGCGAAGCTAGGGGGCAACGAATGTCCCATCAGGGGAGGCGAAGACCCTATCGAGAATGGAGCGAGTCGGCTCCACTTGTCGGTTTGTCCAAGTGAACCTGGCCCCGACTCGATTGAGCTCGTGAAGCCCCATGTCAGCAATACAGTCATTGAACATCTGCATCCGAGGGAAGTTCACCAAAATATTGCTCTTGTCTTCTTCTGACCGGATGAGGTTGAAATCACCTCCTACCACAACCAGGAGTTGGGCGACCGCCACCTTCCTGCGGAGCTCACCGAGGAAGGCCTTCGAGCGGCGGTGGTCGGCTGGGCCATAAACCGCAATGATTTCCCATTTGAagtttagggcccactcgaaaatcTCCATGCTCATGAAGAACTCGCCCCGATCCATGCtacccacctcaaaggtggcatccttcacccctaggaggatgccacccgagtggcccgtactcccactagaagggagccagtgccaagCAAATAGGTCAGAGTTCAAATGCTCGAGCTCCGTCAGGGAAAATTCCGTGCGCATTGTTTCTTGAATGGCCACAATGTCGATTCGTTCAGTTCGCATGTACTCTATTAGTTGGCGGCGTCGGCCATCTTGGCCGAAACCGCAGATGTTCCAGAAGAGGATCCGCATCACGCATccatcggggggctgcttgaccccaagacACGTGAGGCGCTCTGGGCGTGGAGGGAAGCTGTGCGAGAGTGGGTGCGACCTCGGATCTCAACCGAATCGGCCGCCGTGCGAGGCGGAGCACTCGGGGCAGTCCCAGAAGGAGTGCCCGATGAGGAAGGCAAGCGTGCACGGGCCTCGACAAGGCATCCATCTAGGATTTCCTNNNNNNNNNNNNNNNNNNNNNNNNNNNNNNNNNNNNNNNNNNNNNNNNNNNNNNNNNNNNNNNNNNNNNNNNNNNNNNNNNNNNNNNNNNNNNNNNNNNNNNNNNNNNNNNNNNNNNNNNNNNNNNNNNNNNNNNNNNNNNNNNNNNNNNNNNNNNNNNNNNNNNNNNNNNNNNNNNNNNNNNNNNNNNNNNNNAACTTCTCCCCGAAACACTATTGTCGAGTCCGCCGCCACCTTCGCGAGGTGGCCAAGCTGAGCCGACTCCAAGGCAGAAAAAGAGCATGTAGCGGAAGAGGCAGGGACATGCGGGGTACATGGCTCGAGGTTCCGGGCAGCGGCCCGGAGCTCTACCTGTGCGGGGATAGGCAGAGCAGGGCTACCCACTGGTTTGGCCGCCTCGATCCGAGCACTGCGGCGTGAGGAAGTCACTTGAGATGACGCCGACCTGCCTCGCGCCATCCCCATCCGGAGCGGCGGTCGTGGCGGGGGTCCCGGTCACTGCGGCGATCCCCCGCGCCATCCCCATCCAGGCCGCCCCCCAAGAAGCTGTTGTCGGTGATGCGGGGGCGTCCAATGTGGTTGGGAGGCTCGGGGGAGATGCGGAGGTCAAAACCCTGGTCGTTGAAGAACACACGGATCATGGCACGGACCTTGGATGAGTCAAGGGATTTGACCTTGACCCgtacctcctcctcctcgcggAGAGACAactcgtccaccaccaccaccttgccgaGGATGCGGGACATGTTCCTAATGACCCGCTCCGAGTGGGCGATGTCGGGGAGGCCACCGATGAGGATCCGGGCCGTTTCCAAGACAACCACTGCCAGGGGGTCCCGCACCGGCACGAAGATGTCCACCACTAGCTTGTAGAGGGCTGGGGTGATGTCGCCGCTGCGGGTGCCGTAGCCGTGGCTGACAACATCGGGGAACACGACCGAGAACTGGCCTCCAGGCAGCATGGTGACCTGCCAATCCCAGGAGCAGTggtagaggtggttgagctcgACCTCTATCATCTCCGGTGAGGTGACCCCATCCTTCACGGTGACAATCGCCAGGAGCGATGGTGAGGGGGAGGGGATGTCAGGCACCTCGATGTGGAAGAAGCCAAGGCCCTCAATCCCATGCCCATACATCATCAACCCCCCCACCATCGGACGGTAGGGGCAAAGGAACGCCGGGTGATCAGGATCCGagcagaggtagcagcactggggGCGCGTACATGCCACCTGGGAGTGACCGGAGAGGCTGTAGTTGAAGCACTTGACGAGGTTGGAGATGCGGTCATCGGGGAGTAGCGCGGTCGTGGTAGATGCCGCCGAGTCACGAGAGGAGCCAATGGCCGGGGGCGCGCCATTGGCACGCCCCAAGCCGCGCTTCTTCTTGCGCTTGCCGCCCGGCCGGCCCCGGCCAGCACCATTGCCAGTGGGGGGAAGCTCNNNNNNNNNNNNNNNNNNNNNNNNNNNNNNNNNNNNNNNNNNNNNNNNNNNNNNNNNNNNNNNNNNNNNNNNNNNNNNNNNNNNNNNNNNNNNNNNNNNNNNNNNNNNNNNNNNNNNNNNNNNNNNNNNNNNNNNNNNNNNNNNNNNNNNNNNNNNNNNNNNNNNNNNNNNNNNNNNNNNNNNNNNNNNNNNNNNNNNNNNNNNNNNNNNNNNNNNNNNNNNNNNNNNNNNNNNNNNNNNNNNNNNNNNNNNNNNNNNNNNNNNNNNNNNNNNNNNNNNNNNNNNNNNNNNNNNNNNNNNNNNNNNNNNNNNNNNNNNNNNNNNNNNNNNNNNNNNNNNNNNNNNNNNNNNGAGAGGGGGACCGGTGACCATTGCGGGGAGGAGACCGACGATCTCCACGGCCGGAGAGATGCCGGCGGAGGTCGGCCTCGTGCCAGAGCGCGTCGGGGGAGGGGCAGGAGGAGTCACGTCGATCATCCGCGCGGGAGTCGTCGGGTCGGCGCTCGTCAACGCGTTGCTTGGGGCGGGGCCCCGCGTCATTCCAGTCCCTGGGCATGCCGGCGGGGGGCGGCGTCGGGGGGAGGTGGCGAGCGACGCTGGCGGCAGGGAGGACTCGGGCGAGGGTTAGGGTTGGGACGGGAGGGATCGGGCTGGGAGGCCGAGGAAAACCGACAGGTGGTCAAATAGGCCAGACGGTCGGGCAGGCCGGCCCATCCAAGGACCGAGCCAAAGTGGGCCGGCCCGTATGCAGCACCACCCCAGTATACGGCCCAAAGCCACCCCGAAGCATGCAGCCACGCGGCACAGCCCGCGATGTGGAGTGGCAACACCTAGAGTTTTTTCGGATACTGCGGCCATCGCCGCGGCCGGCGCCGGCGTATGAGCAACAGCGAGCTATGTGCGGCACATGGGACGGCTGGGGGAGAACCGGAGCGAGGAGGCACCGAACGCAACGATGAAGGGGCGAAATGGGGATTTGCGGAAGATCATCGAAGAGGCAGCCGGCGACGAGGGAACGACGAGCAGGACTGCGGACGCGGCGGGGCGCCAGGAGCGTCGGGCCCGGCCCAGGTCGGACCGCCCCACGACGCCCCACGCCGGAGCGCGGCAGCGGCGAGTGGTCCTGGACCCAAGGGCGTCCCTTTTGTGCGGCGTCAGCAGAAGAGGGAGCGGGGGGAGCCGGTGAGCCGGTGGGGAGGACAGATAGACGCGCCGAGGCGAGGCCACCATCCTCGAACGAGGCGCCGCTCTACGAGCCGGCGGCTCTCGCCGGACCATGGGTTGACCAGCGACGGCATCGTCATCCTCCGTAATATCGGCCCAGCACAGCGGCGACACCGGCAAGGACGGCGACAAGCAGGGGGAGCGGGGGCGCGAAACCCCGACCAACAACTCTGGGGTAGCGGGGGACATCGCCGCAACGCCGGCGGCCGGGGCGGAGCCGACCAGAGGCGCAAGCGGCAGGACCATtatagctggccaaatgggccTTTTTTTGGACCGCCTCGTGAGCACGCCGGCATAGCCCGCCTTGGGCCAGGCACGACACAGGCTAAATGGGCCGGACCCGGCACGCGGCACGCCCTGCGTCGTGCTTAGGCCCGAAGGCTGGGCATGCGGGCCGGCACGACACGGCCCAATTacgttttttaatttttttatacatCTATATATGGCCCAACATGTAAAAATAGGCTAAAAAACGCTCAGCGCGTCAAATAACAGGTTAAAAATATGCGACCCAACGTGCTAAACAAGCCAACGTGCCAGCCGGTTTACTAACTGGGCCGTGCCTGGATCTGGGACgcagcacgcgggccggcacggcacggcccgtataGTAATCGTGCTCTAgcgggccgtgccgggccaggcacgattgggccggcccgtttggccaggtatgAGGGCCATGGCCGCGGGCGGCGCGTCGCCATCTGGGTCGCGGGAGCAACCCATCCTCCTCTCAGTTCGGCTGGATCTCGTTATCTCTTTCTCTTCTCGCCTCTGTTGTCCCTCCTACCGAAACCACTTCCcgccatgccgccgccgccgccgcagcgtcCAGTCCCCTCCCCCGCTGGGCGGGCTAACCTATTTTCctgtcctccccctccccctcctaacCGCCACAATCCCAAGAACCGCGCCGTCCCTCTACTTCCCCtcccacctcgccgccgccaccccgaGAACCATCACGAGCAATCTTTCCAAGAACAAGCGGCAACGCCGGCTCCAAGAACCACCCACACCAACCCCGCCTTCCGCGCACCCCACCTGCGTACCTCCTACCGAAAACCCGTGCCCCCAGCCGCAGCCACAGGCAAGGGCGAGACCCTCCTCACAACCGACCCCACTGACGCCGCCGCCGGGCGCTCTGTCGTCGTAGGCCCTTCCGGTGTCACATTCCGTCTCCCCGGTGCTCCGTTCGACTTTCAGTTCAGCTACTCCGAGGCGCCCCGCGCCGCGCCGCTGGCCATCCGGGAACCCCCATTCCTGCCTTTCGCCCCGCCGACCATGCCGCGGCCGTGGACCGGAAAGGCACCTCTGCTGACCAAGGAAGAGAAGGCCCGGCGAAGAGGCGTGCGGCTGCACACGCCGCTTGGCCAGGAGCCGCCACGAACGGTGAGTCCGCACGGGATCATGATGGAGGTGAGGGGGAGGAGGCAGCTGGACTTCGCCAGGGTGAGCCCCGGCGACGGAAGGAGCCGGGAGGAGGTTCTAGGGGAGCCACTCACCTCAGCCGAGGTGCGTGAGCTCGTCAAGCCTCATATGTCGCATAACCGGCAACTCAACATTGGTAAGCACAGTAACTATTATAGTTCTCAAGAACAACAAGACAAGAAGATATTTGCCGTTGCCATTTGTTCTGACTTCAGATTGAAGTGAGATATGTGGTGTCGAAAGGAGAAATATATGTGCATGATAGGTTCTCATCTCATGCATCTATACTTGCAAATGCATGTTTTGTCCGATGTATAACCATGAATCCAAGAAGTATGATATTGCTACCAGGTATTAAATTGGTGAACTTAGCTCAATTTTAATAACATTAAAAACAATAATACAGTAGTTTTTTTCCCACAACTATACATCATTGGATTGAAGAAAATAACACTACATCGTATTGAGTGGTAGGATCAGCAATCATAGCGTCAGGACTAAACAACAAGAAATAGGTTTGTGCAATTTCTTACAATTTGAAAGCAGGGGTTGTAAATCTACTATCGTGTAGTTAAGGGATTAAATGTGCAATGAAGGCATAATTTTCATATATGCAACATAACTGGTTGAGTCGTTAGATTAGATTGGATACCCCAAATTATTTGTGTCGAACCCTAACTCACTTGTGAACTGATATAGATATAGCAATACTCCTTGTTGGTTTTAATTTTATGAAATTAGAAGGATCTGATACAATGGCCCCAAATACTGCAAAAAAAAGGCACCTTTGCATTTCTATCAATGGCCACATTCAAAAGAAACTCGAATGTCGACCCGGCGAGATGCTACCAGGGCGCCCCAGCGCTCGAAGATTGGCTGGCCATCCCACCCCAGGGACGGAGGGGCCGACTGGTTGACCTTGGTGCTTGGGACGGGTGGTGCCCGGGGAGTGCGCTTGGGAGGCATGAAATTGCCCCTGCCCCCTGGCTCCAGCACGCCAAGTGGCCAACACTTTTTGGGCTGGCATGACGTCGGGTCGGCCCATTTTAACGGGTCCAGGGGACCCTCCTGGGACGCTGACAGTTCCCTGACTACTCCTGTGGCATGTGTGGTGCTCACAGAATTGAATCTTGAGACCACCTGTTTTTGCAATGTCCATTTGCTACAGCCTGCTGGACTTACCTCTGCCCCTCTTGGACAATCCAGCAGATGCCTATCCAGCAATGCAGCTCTGAGACACGACctccatttgcctttctccatGGATATCATCATTTTAGCCTCCTGGGCAATCTGGACTACAAGGGATGATATAATCTTGAAAGGAATCCTCCCAAGCCTGTACAGATGCAGGAGCAGACTTAAAAAGGACATTCACTTCGCCATTCACAGAGCAAAGCGAAATACTTACTCAGACCTACAGGCATGGGTGGATGCATTCATTTAACATCTCTTTTTTAAATCTCTTTTTTGTACAATTAGGGGGATTCCTTCCTTTTattgggagccttggcgcagtggtaaagctgctgtcttgtgaccatgaggtcacgggttcaagtcctggaaacagcctcttacagaaatgtagggaaaggctgcgtacaatagacccaaagtggtcggacccttccctagaccctgcgcaagcgggagctacatgcactggggctgcccttttaGGGGGATTCCTTTTATTAGCCAGCAGGGGGCCTTTTTTTAGCTATTTTCTTGCTTTTCCTTCTTTTTTATCCCTTTTGTACAGCAATTAGAACAGAACATTATAAATGTACACAGTAGGAAGGCCTACTGTTTGCTCTCAAAACTCTGAAAATTGGCAATTAAGGAATTGCCTCTCATTTCACTGACATTTGGATCCTTGGACGCACGTGAAATAACATTTTCTAATATGCcactctttacagtggtgtatatatatatatatatatatatatatatatatatatatataagaatccTCAATGTTTTTCTTGTTATTGTTGCTTGCACTTTTTTGAGCTAAAGTTTGCGTCCTGATGCATTGGTAGAAAAGAAGGTTAGTACAAGCCCAAGAAGGGCAACACCGGAGAATACAATGCCACACCCCTAAGGGCTAGGATCAAGAGGCAGCTGATCGGAAGAATCACGATGTTACTCAGATTAGAATTTTGGCAACAAATTGGATAAGATGCCTAAGAATACTCCACATGGAAGGCAAACCTTGAGATGGAGCTACATAGTCAAAATTTGCTTTCTAAAGTATTTGATAAGTTCCGTTTGAATTAAGGTAGGGGCAACATTAGGACATTTGGATCATAACTCAACTTGAAATTTTCCTTTTTAAGCTTGTGCAGAATTAAGCTTTCTTATTGGAGTCTGGAGCTAATAATGCATTTTCTGATTAATTGGCTGTAGGAAGGGATGGGTTGACCCACAACATGTTGGAGATGATACATTGCCATTGGAGGCGCCAGGAGGTCTGCAAAGTGAGATGTCGAGGAGTACCGACTGTTGATATGGACAACCTTTGTTATCACCTTGAGGTATACTTTTTGTACAACTTTCCCATTCAGTTGTGATTATGTGCTTGTGTTGATGTCATTCTCTAAGGATCTATATAAATTGAACTATAATTTGTTGCGACATCTAAGAGAATCCAGCTGCCATTAGATGAACCTAGTTCAGTCCAGGAGTATCCAGAGTTAGTTCAGTCCGGGATATCCAAACGGGCGCTTCGAGATAGGCCGTTGAGAGTCGAGAGAGAGCCGCAGCTTCCGGCCCGATCCCCTATCTTCTCCGACGGCTACGGCGGCCGGAGCAGATAAGGGAGAGGTGCTCGGTGTAGTTATGTGAATAAAGTATCTAGTTTTAGGTTGTGTTGTGCCCATGTGGTGTTTGGCGTTATGCCGATGTGGAGGATGCCGCCGCTGCGGGCGAGCAGCGGCTGGTGGCTATCGGTGGTGGTGATCCTGGCGGTGCTGGCTAGAGATCAACTGCTGCTATGGAACGCGACGCTGGCCTCTGCACCAATAAGCTCGACTGGTTCCATGCTATGGAGGTACTCTGCTCTGTCTCCAGTTTCCAAGGTCATCTTGGTGGTGGAATCGAAGCAGAGAGGAGATGGTGATCCTAATCGGGTTTGTGCTTATCTCTGGTGGCTGATTGGGACTGGCTACGGcgccagccaaggtgctcggctgcCGGCTGGCCCCATCTCGCCGCCGCACGTGGTGGCCGAAGGGCGGCCCTCTTGTTTCTTCCTCCCTGCCAAGGAGCCTATAGGGAGGCagctcatcttctccatggagtctATGTCGTGGTGCCATGGAAGCTCCGCCGTCCCAAGTGGTATTGTCCCCGGCGACGACGTGGCTGCACCCGTGAAGATGTCAGGGACCCAATTGCGTTGCTCATCTGGTTGTTGGGGTCCTCTTTTTAAAATGCAGGGACCAGTTTGCTATTTAGGATTAGTTCTGGGTCCTTTTGCATTCTGCTGTGTACCACTGTTTTAATATCAAATGCAGTTTCGGGGTCCTTCTGGACCCCTCTctagttcaaaaaaaaagttaGTTCAGTCCAGGAGTATCCAGAGTGAGTAGGAGTCCTAGTAGAAGTTTGAGTCTAAAGTTGGTTGTGTTCAAGTCAGGTTGGGATAGCTCTATAAAGGAGCAGTTTTGTAATAGTCCCAGCTGTACTGTTCAGTGAACAGTAACCAACCTAAAAAGTCTATATAAGGATGTACCCCCCTTGTAAGCAAGGCATGCAATGAAATATGCAGTTCCTACCTATGCTTCTGTTCTACCCCTGCAATTCTCCAATCTTTCCTCATTACCCTTCTCCTGTACCACGACCCCTATACAGCAATGACCCTCGTGCACAGCTAGTATCCCACCAAGTAACTTCCGTAGCCAACGTCGGCCGCAACAAATTTATTCTGCACACAGGTTACAAAGGTAGGGCTGGCGCAGTGGTAGAGTCTCTCCACTTGTGGCCTGGAGGTCCTGTGTTTGAACCAGCCTCTTTGCAGAATTATTATTCAAGGGTAAGGCTGTCTAGAAATTCTCTTCCctagaccccaccttgtgtgggagctttcaGCACTGGGTACGCCCTTTAAGTTACGAGTTCGCGCTCCAAGGTCCAGGGAAACTTGTTTACTTGTTTGGTTTTAGACATTCGTGTTTCTTAGCAGCTAGTAGCAGTGTAATAAGAGCTCAATTGTCATATATGCATTCTAACTTATTATGCTGCTCGCTCAGATAGGTTAACTATATAATATCTGTATTTCCAGGAGAAATCAGGTGGAAAGGTCATTAAACGAGTAGGTGGAGTTGTTTTCTTGTACCGTGGACGAAATTACAACCCACACACCCGTCCTCGTTATCCATTAATGCTTTGGAAGCCAGCCACTCCTGTTTATCCAAAACTCATCCAGCAAGCTCCTGAAGGACTTACAGTGGAAGAAGCAGCTGAAATGAGAAGGAGAGGACAGATTCTACTGCCAATTTTAAAGTTAGGTATGATTTGTTGTGTTGGGTTGAAGATTCGAATTTTACACCATCGTTCAGGGTTTCTTCGACAGTTGAACTGAGGTCAATCCTGGAACCTGCCTGGTTGTGAAACCAACCAAAACTGGCCAGCTCTTCTTTAGTttgctcttctttcttcttctgtgtTTTCAACTTTACATGTTTCCAGCATATTAAATAAACATTAGTCCACACATTTCTCTTCAAATAGTACAAAATATGGATCAGTCCGGTCATACACAGAAAGGGGTACATGACTGGTTCTGGGTAAGTGTCAGTTTACTGCTGGAACCTTACCAACCATTTAATACATTACCTTTTAAGTTAAATCCCGTTGACCAGGGCTAATTGTTAAGGGAGTTCTGTTAGTCCATGATTCTGCCAGCCCACTTTAGAGAGGCCTCTTGCAAAAGTGTGTTGAACCAGTATGGGCCCTAGCCCATCTTGATATGTCTTTTGGGCCCAAGCCCATGAGTGGATCTGACCTAGAAGAGGTGCCCCTCCTCCTCTGCCCTGTGCAagccgccacacacacacacaccagagaCTCACGCTGTCTGGAGGTACTCTCTCTCCCGAGTCAACATGGTATCAGAGGCCAGCGACGGCGGGGCCTGAGGAGATGGCGGCGAcgtccggcgaggtggcggcggatctgggcgacgtccggcgaggtggcggcggatctgggcgACGTCCGGCGTGCTGGAGAGGACCGGCGGGGCTGCAGGCGGAGGCTGCCTGTGAGGAGTGCGTGGGCTGCTGCCGGCGGCTGCTGCAGGCGCGCCCGTGCAAGGCACGGCAGGGCTGCTGCTGACGGAGGAGGGCCGGCTGCTGGGCGTGCTGCTGCTGTTAAATTTGCTGGGGTTTCCTGCTGCAGCTGCTGTTTGCTGTTGGTCTAGGCTgaacggctgctgctgctgctagtgcTTGTTGGTCTGTGAGCTGAGGGGGAGAAAGTAAGAACTGTTGGTGTCGTGCAGCTGCTTGTCAGGGGAGATACGAGCTGTGGTGTTGTTCTGTTGCGTTTGCTCTGGTGCTTGCTTGTGACTGCTGTTTGGGGagtctctgctgctgctgctactccccACCAAAGATGGCTGAACCAAATGCTCTTGCTGATGCTTTTGAGAAGCTCGCTAAGATCCTCGCCGAGTCCAACTCCAACTCTGGGGTCATCGTTCCTCGACAGGAAGTGGCTCAAAAGCTCGAAATGTCTCCTCTGGACATGAAGCTAGAGGGGGCCACAAATTATTTGAGCTGGTCCAGGAGGGCTTTGTGGGCTGTTGAGCAGAAGGAGCTTGATGGATATTTGTTGGGCACCATTGCAGAACCAGGAGACAAGAGTAGTGCAGAGGGAAAAAGGTGGAAGGTTATAAACTCTGTACTCATGGTGTGGTTGTTGAACTCTGTCGTGCACTCCATTGGACGCTCTGTGGAGGGGCTATCCAGACCTActgagatatggaagattctatccATCCAGTACTCTGGCAAGGGCAATGTCATGCTCATTGCTCAAATTGAGAACAAAATTAGGTTGTTGCGCCAAGAGGATGGCATGTCAGTGATGGCATACGTGGCACAACTGCAGGCTCTGTGGGCAGACCAGGATAACTGTGATCCTATGGAACTCTATGATGCAGCTTCAATCGAGTCAGGGCACAAGTGGATGGCATGCAGGCGTGTGCTAAAACTTTTGGCTGGCCTCAAAGGTTGCTTTGATGGTAGGAAGGCTTCCCTGCTGCACCAACCTAGTCTACCTACCATTGCTGAGGCTATTGCAGCAATGACTCAAGAGGAGGTGCGCCTATCTCTTGAGCATGCAGACGTGAAGGTTGTGCCGACTTCGACATTTGCAGTCACTGAGCGCATGGAGAGGGGAGATCCCACCAAATGTCATGTTTGTGGGGAGGTAGGTCACTGGAAGAGAGAATGTCCAACTCGTGGCAGAGGCAGGGGATATAACAGAGGGGGAACAGGCAGAGGCAGAAGTGCTAGAGGCAGAGGTGGATACTCAGAGACCTCATGGGGTCAGGCTTCTAGGGGCAGAGGCGGCTACTCAGGACACTCAGGGGGTCAGAGGGCTCACATGGCCGTTGCAGGAGACACTGGAACGTCCAAAGGCAAAGATGTAGATGATGTTGTCTATGGAGACTTTGCTCACTGGGCCTCCACTGATGAAGGTAATTCGGAAAGAGCTTCTCTTGCTACTAATGAGAGTGCTCCAGAGTGGGTTCTTGACCCTGGAGCATCTAGGCATGTTGCTAGTAACTCCTGCGTGTTCAAGTCTTACAATAAGCACCCCCCCTCTCACACGAGCACTATACAAACGGCCGATGGCACAAAACAGCCAGTCATAGGGGTTGGTAAGTGTACCCCGACCATTTCCCTATCGTCAGTTGTACATGTGCCAGCCATCCCTGTCAATTTGGTCTCTTTTAGTGCACTCATTGATGAAATAGACTGTCGTGTGATCCTTGACAAATTTGGTGTCATGGAGAAGCAAGAAACATACTGTTGTGTCTAGATCAACAACAGAAGCTGAGTATAGAGCATTATCTCAAGGGTTGTGTGATATGCTCTGGGTGAAGCACCTACTGTGCGAGTTGAAACTTCTGAGGAAGGGCCCCTTGAGGGTGTGGTGTGACAATCAGTCAGCTATAGCCATTGCTAATAACCCAGTTCAACATGATAGGACGAAGGATGTGGAAATTGACCGCTTCTTCATTAAAGAGAAATTTGATGCTGGGATCATTAGCCTTCTTACAATTTGCAGACTGCTTGACAAAGGGACTGGGAACAAAGGACTGTAACTTGGCGTGTGACAAGATGGGGATGATAGATATCTACcacccatcttgagggggagtgttgaaccaGTATGGGCCCTAGCCCATCTT
The Triticum dicoccoides isolate Atlit2015 ecotype Zavitan chromosome 3A, WEW_v2.0, whole genome shotgun sequence genome window above contains:
- the LOC119268067 gene encoding CRS2-associated factor 2, chloroplastic-like — translated: MPPPPPQRPVPSPAGRANLFSCPPPPPPNRHNPKNRAVPLLPLPPRRRHPENHHEQSFQEQAATPAPRTTHTNPAFRAPHLRTSYRKPVPPAAATGKGETLLTTDPTDAAAGRSVVVGPSGVTFRLPGAPFDFQFSYSEAPRAAPLAIREPPFLPFAPPTMPRPWTGKAPLLTKEEKARRRGVRLHTPLGQEPPRTVSPHGIMMEVRGRRQLDFARVSPGDGRSREEVLGEPLTSAEVRELVKPHMSHNRQLNIGRDGLTHNMLEMIHCHWRRQEVCKVRCRGVPTVDMDNLCYHLEEKSGGKVIKRVGGVVFLYRGRNYNPHTRPRYPLMLWKPATPVYPKLIQQAPEGLTVEEAAEMRRRGQILLPILKLAKNGIYINLVKDVQDAFEGNDLVKIDCKGLEPSDYKKIGAKLRDLVPCVLLSFDKEQILIYRGKGWKSRYLKPLTPVPKVEKNNLAVSSVVDSSGESAGASNNVTIREVLRPRMFKLWKRAIESSIALSLDDDEANALAADTLLMRVEEFSITSQAVEHSFPALLVGNGKEGPEALNEPGDGIIRPQENQFEKSLYAGSDDHFEHDMLERLESSAPLGSLLIDSVVEQLNSE